AAACAAATGTCTTTTGACTTGAATGCCAGTTACCGGCTCTCCAATCAAGGCAGCCAAGATACTATAGTTGGAGATCTTTTCAGTTACAACATAGCGACGACTTATAATTTCAAGCACTCAATGATCAAAGATCATAAGCTAAAGCCCAGTTTAATTGTGGAATTAAACGGAGTTTGGCAAGAAAAAACTGAGTTTGAAACGCTCAAGGACGGAAATCATGGGGGCAATTTACTTTACCTAAGTCCAGGGCTCAGATTAAGCCTTGATGATTTAGCTCTCAACTTCTCGCTAGGTTTCCCTTTATTGAATGATCTTAATGGTTTGCAGCCAGAAGCTGGTATTCAGCTATTTACCAGTTTAAATTGTTTAATATAGATTGATTCAAAAGGGTGTCCTTAAAGCTTCATAAATAATAAAATACATATTAACGTGATTCAAAAGCCATTTTTTCTGCTAGAATTCAGGCTATGGGACTCTGGGTCCTATAATATTTTGCGAGCTTATGAGTAAAACAATGAACAAAGAAGATAAAAAAGACAAGTCAGAATTCATGAAATGGCTGACAGAGGATGATGCGCCTGAAATCGGTATCGCCAGCAAGGAGCCACTGCCCGATTATTTGCGTGGTGTCAAAACAGAATTTAACAAGATCGAATGGCCCAGTAAAGAGCAAGTTCAGAATGAATTTACTACTGTGGTGATTATCGTTGCGATTATTTCAGCGATAGTTTATTTCATTGATATAGGTTTAGACAAGGTTGTAGATACAATCAAGGGAATATAGAGGTTAGTAATGAGTAAGTTAAAAGCAAAAACTGGTGAAAGAGGATGGTTTGTTGTACAAACAGCAAGCGGCCACGAAAATAAAGTCAAAGGACATATTGAGAAGCGTATTAGTACGATGGAAGTTCAAAATCGTATTTTCAATGTTGTAATCCCGGAAAGAACTGTTGTCAAAGTCAACAAATCCGGCAAGCGTGTTGAAAGAAAAGAAAAAGAATATCCTGGATATGTTTTAGTTGAAATGCTTTTGGATGAACTTACTTGGGCTACTGTAAGAGAAGCGCCTGGAGTACTTGGTTTCATCGGAGAGAAAAACAAACCGACTACCTTAAGTGAAAGTGAAGTAAGAAGAATTCTTCGTAAAAATCAATTGCTAGAGGATCCTAAGCTTGGTGAAAAAGCTGATATAGATTTCAAAATTGGTGAGACTGTTAAGATACAGGCTGGTCCCTTTGAAGACTTTATTGGTGAAGTTGCTGAGATTAATGAAGAACGTATGACCCTTAAAATCAACGTGATTGTTTTTGGAAGATCTACTCCTACAGAGGTTCCTGTGAACCACGTAAGCAAAGTTAGTTAGGCTTCTAGCTCAACGAGCATTGACGTGCTTAGATACCTAGTGGCAGCAAATGTAAAAGGGAGCTTGTTAATCTAAAAGATATGGATATTACACTTGTACTATTTGCTTCCAAGATTGTTGCTTCAATATTCTTTGTATTGATTGCGATTCTTTTGATTGTACTTGCATTTCGTTCTTCGATTATTCTTAAAACCTTGCAGCTTACTGATATTGCAATTCATGGTGCTTCAGCTGCTATCCTTACGCAAGGATCCTTAATTGTTACTACTTTGATACCGATCTTGTTTAAGAAAAAAGCCCCTTCTAATATTTGGACCAAGATTTTCAAGATTAGCCCGCTGGCTAAAAACGAGAGAATTAAGAAACTAATTAAACCCATTACCAATATACTTGAATCGATAGTAGAGTTAATGAGAGTTTAAGATGAAAATAGCTTTATTTACCGAAACTTTTTTGCCACAGATTAACGGAGTCGTCAGAACTCTTGAAAAGATTATTATGCACTTGGAAAACAATGGGCATGAAGTTCTGTTGATTACAATTGGTGATGATCATTGTGAAGAGCTTTATTCTAAGACACGTGTTCTAAGAATAAAGGGAATCAAGTTTGCTCTTTATAAAGAACTATATTTAGTTGAACCTGAAGATAAATGGTTACGTAAGTTACTAGTGATGGATTTAATGCATACACCGTTTTCTCTTTTGCAAACTTTGATACCCAGTAAACATAGTATTGTGAAAAATGCACTTGCCGAATTTCAACCTGATTTGGTACATCTTGCAACGCCTGCTACTTTAGGTGCTATCGGTATGTATTACGTCGATGAAATGAAACTCCCATGTTTGGCTACTTTTCATACTGACCTTGCTGCTTACGCGCCGATGTACCAGTTACCTTATGTTGAAGAGATTATTAATGCGATCACTAAATTGATTTATAGTAGAACTGATAGGATACTTTGTCCTAGCCCGAGTACTCAAAAACAACTTGAAGATATTGGATTGAAAAACATTGGAGTTTTGGGTCGTGGGGTGGATCATAGCCTCTACACACCGAAGAAACGCAAGAAGCAAGTCTGGATGAATTATGGTCTTGATCCAGAGAAACGTACGATACTTTATGTTGGAAGATTGGCTGAAGAGAAATCTATTCCTGAGTTGATAGATGCCTTTCTTGAAATCAAAAGAGAGATTCAGGATATTCAATTGGTTTTGATTGGAGATGGTCCAGCTCGAGAACAACTTGAAATTCGTTTGAATGAATACACAAAGGATTTTGCATTTACGGGAATCAAGAAAGGCGAAGAGCTTGCAGAGCTTTATGCATCTGCTGATATTTTTGCTTTTCCTTCTCGCACCGAGACTTTTGGTCAAGTTGTGCTTGAAGCTATGGCTTCTGGTTTACCTGTTATTGGTTATGATTCACCTGGTGTTAGAGATTTAATTCTCGACCAAGAATCAGGCTTGCTCTGTGATGTTTTTTATGGTGACTTTAGGGATGCTATTGAGAAATTGCTTAAAGACCCTGCTCAAGTAGAGCGCTTTGGACAAAAAGCTCGCGAATTAAGTCTCGAACGATCATGGCACAAAATCCTTGATGGTTTAGTTGATGAATATACTAAGCTCGTCAAAGTTTACGTATAGCCAGTATTTATCTAGAGAAATCCTAAAGGTCAAGCAATAGCTAGTCGTTTCGATGCTAAAATCAGGGTATATATCATGAAGACTATGCAAAAACAAGGACTTAGAGGCGCAGATTTACTCGATAATCGTAAATATAATAAATCAACAGCATTTACAGCACAAGAGCGTGAAGAGCTTGGTTTAAGAGGTTTGCTACCTGCCAAAGTTTGTGATGCTGATGTTCAAGCAGGACGTATACTGAGAACTCTCGCAAATAAACACACCGATATGGAAAGATATATTTTCCTAGTGGCTTTGCTTGAACGTAACGAACGTTTGTTTTATCAAATTGTCACTAACAATATTGAACTTACAATGCCGATTATTTATACACCAACTGTTGGTCAGGCTTGTAAAGAATTTGCCCAAAACTTTCGTAAGTCAAGAGGCTTCTATATCAATGTTGGAGACAAAGGAGATATTCGTAAGATACTCGATAACTGGCCTCATGATGATGTCAAGGTGATTGTTGTAACTGACGGTCAACGTATTCTTGGTCTTGGTGATCTAGGTTCTAATGGAATGGGGATACCAATTGGTAAATTGCAGCTTTATGTTGCTGGTGCAGGAATCAATCCTGATCAGTGTT
The Cyanobacteriota bacterium genome window above contains:
- the secE gene encoding preprotein translocase subunit SecE; the protein is MNKEDKKDKSEFMKWLTEDDAPEIGIASKEPLPDYLRGVKTEFNKIEWPSKEQVQNEFTTVVIIVAIISAIVYFIDIGLDKVVDTIKGI
- the nusG gene encoding transcription termination/antitermination protein NusG; its protein translation is MSKLKAKTGERGWFVVQTASGHENKVKGHIEKRISTMEVQNRIFNVVIPERTVVKVNKSGKRVERKEKEYPGYVLVEMLLDELTWATVREAPGVLGFIGEKNKPTTLSESEVRRILRKNQLLEDPKLGEKADIDFKIGETVKIQAGPFEDFIGEVAEINEERMTLKINVIVFGRSTPTEVPVNHVSKVS
- a CDS encoding glycosyltransferase family 1 protein, with translation MKIALFTETFLPQINGVVRTLEKIIMHLENNGHEVLLITIGDDHCEELYSKTRVLRIKGIKFALYKELYLVEPEDKWLRKLLVMDLMHTPFSLLQTLIPSKHSIVKNALAEFQPDLVHLATPATLGAIGMYYVDEMKLPCLATFHTDLAAYAPMYQLPYVEEIINAITKLIYSRTDRILCPSPSTQKQLEDIGLKNIGVLGRGVDHSLYTPKKRKKQVWMNYGLDPEKRTILYVGRLAEEKSIPELIDAFLEIKREIQDIQLVLIGDGPAREQLEIRLNEYTKDFAFTGIKKGEELAELYASADIFAFPSRTETFGQVVLEAMASGLPVIGYDSPGVRDLILDQESGLLCDVFYGDFRDAIEKLLKDPAQVERFGQKARELSLERSWHKILDGLVDEYTKLVKVYV